The region GTCTCGTTCAACTACCAGAAGGCCCGTGAGGTCCAGGCGTTCTCACCGCCGGAGGGCCTGCAGCCGGGCGAGTACCGCATGCAGCAGGTAGACGTGGAGCGCAGCCAGGAGTTCCGCAAGTGCATCGAGTGCTTCCTCTGCCAGGACGTGTGCCACGTCGTGCGCGACCACGAGGACAACAAGCGCGCCTTCGCAGGTCCGCGGTTCCTCATGCGGGTGGCCGAGCTCGACATGCACCCGCTCGACAGCGCCGACCGGCGACCGGCCGCACGGGAGCAGCACGGCCTCGGCTACTGCAACATCACCAAGTGCTGCACCGAGGTCTGCCCCGAGCACATCAAGATCACCGACAACGCCCTCATCCCGCTCAAGGAACGTGTCGTCGACCGTCACTACGATCCCGTGGTGTGGCTGGGCAACAAGATCCGTCGGCGCAAGGACTGAGCCACGTCCTGCCCGGTGCTCGGTTGCCGCGGTCCTTCTTCGCCCGCGACGTCCTGACGGTCGCCCCGGCGCTGCTCGGTGCGACCGTCAGCCACGCCGGGGTGACGGTCCGCCTCACCGAAGTGGAGGCGTATGCGGGGGAGTCCGACCCCGGGTCGCACGCCTTCCGCGGCCCCACCCCACGGACCGCGGTGATGTTCGGTCGGGCGGGTCACCTCTACGTCTACTTCACCTACGGGATGCACTGGTGCGCCAACATCGTCTGCGGTGACGAGGGGGCGGCCAGTGCGGTCCTGCTGCGGGCCGGCGAGGTGGTCGACGGCGAGGACGTGGCAGCGGGACGCAGGGAGGGGATCCGGCGCCGGGACTGGGCACGGGGACCTGCCCGCTTGGCGACCACGTTGGCGCTCGCGGGTGCGCACACCGGACTGGACGCCTGCGCGGACGACTCGGACGTGGTGCTGCGTGCTCCCTCGGTCTGCGTCGACCTGTCCTCCGTGCGCACAGGTCCGCGGGTGGGGGTGTCCGGTGCAGGGGGTGACGGTGACGCGCACCCGTGGAGGTTCTGGCTCGCGGACGAACCGAGCGTCTCGGTGTACCGGCCCGCACCGAATCGACCAACCACGTCCCGTACCCGCCATACCCGGTCATAGGGCAGGCTGTGCTCGTGCCTGCGGTCCCGCAGCACGACCGACCGGACAAGGAGCACCGACACCGTGAGCGACATCTTCGACGATCTGCAGTGGCGAGGACTGGTGGCGCAGACCACCGACGAGTCCGCGCTGCGCCGAGCACTCGCCGACGGGCCGATCACGGCGTATTGCGGGTTCGACCCGACAGCTCCCTCGCTGCACTTCGGCAACCTCGTTCAGCTGATCGTCATGCGGCACCTGCAACGCGCGGGCCACCGGATCATCTGCCTCGTGGGTGGGTCCACCGGCCTGATCGGTGATCCTCGGCCCTCCTCCGAACGCATCCTCAAGACCAAGGAGCAGACGGCCGAGTGGGTCGCCGGCATCCAGGAGCAGGTCCGGCCGTTCCTCGACTTCGAGGGGGACAACGCCGCGATCATGGTGAACAACCTCGACTGGACCGCACCCCTGTCCGCGCTGGACTTCCTGCGCGACATCGGCAAGCACTTCCGGGTCAACCAGATGGTCAAGAAGGACGCAGTGGCGGCGCGGTTGAACAGCGACGAGGGGATCTCGTACACCGAGTTCAGCTACCAGATCCTCCAGGGCCTGGACTACCTCCAGCTCTACCGCGACTTCGGCTGCACGCTGCAGACCGGTGGGCAGGACCAGTGGGGCAACCTCACCGCCGGATCGGACCTGATCCACCGGGTGGAGGGGAAGTCGGTCCACCTGCTCACGACGCCGCTGATCACCGACTCGTCGGGGACGAAGTTCGGCAAGAGCGAGGGCAACGCCATCTGGCTCAACGGGGACATGACCAGTCCCTACGCCTTCTACCAGTACTGGATCAACGTCGAGGACGCCTCGGTGATCAAGCTGCTCAAGGTCTTCACCGACCGTGACGCGGACGAGATCGCCCGGCTGGAGCAGTCCCTGGCGGACAGGCCCTTCCTGCGTGAGTCGCAGAAGGCCCTGGCCGCTGACGTCACCACCCTCGTGCACG is a window of Pedococcus aerophilus DNA encoding:
- a CDS encoding succinate dehydrogenase/fumarate reductase iron-sulfur subunit, which codes for MSYDANFKVWRGDDEGGDLQDYTVEVNEGEVVLDIIHRLQATQAPDLAVRWNCKAGKCGSCSAEINGRPRLLCMTRMSTFDEDQTITVTPLRAFPVTRDLVTDVSFNYQKAREVQAFSPPEGLQPGEYRMQQVDVERSQEFRKCIECFLCQDVCHVVRDHEDNKRAFAGPRFLMRVAELDMHPLDSADRRPAAREQHGLGYCNITKCCTEVCPEHIKITDNALIPLKERVVDRHYDPVVWLGNKIRRRKD
- a CDS encoding DNA-3-methyladenine glycosylase, producing the protein MAGQQDPSAQGLSHVLPGARLPRSFFARDVLTVAPALLGATVSHAGVTVRLTEVEAYAGESDPGSHAFRGPTPRTAVMFGRAGHLYVYFTYGMHWCANIVCGDEGAASAVLLRAGEVVDGEDVAAGRREGIRRRDWARGPARLATTLALAGAHTGLDACADDSDVVLRAPSVCVDLSSVRTGPRVGVSGAGGDGDAHPWRFWLADEPSVSVYRPAPNRPTTSRTRHTRS
- the tyrS gene encoding tyrosine--tRNA ligase, which encodes MSDIFDDLQWRGLVAQTTDESALRRALADGPITAYCGFDPTAPSLHFGNLVQLIVMRHLQRAGHRIICLVGGSTGLIGDPRPSSERILKTKEQTAEWVAGIQEQVRPFLDFEGDNAAIMVNNLDWTAPLSALDFLRDIGKHFRVNQMVKKDAVAARLNSDEGISYTEFSYQILQGLDYLQLYRDFGCTLQTGGQDQWGNLTAGSDLIHRVEGKSVHLLTTPLITDSSGTKFGKSEGNAIWLNGDMTSPYAFYQYWINVEDASVIKLLKVFTDRDADEIARLEQSLADRPFLRESQKALAADVTTLVHGAAATAAVQAASEALFGKGDVTAMDERTLGDATGELPGGEVSVGMSVTDALVAVGLVDSRNAARRAIGDGGASLNNVKLTDAEQLLGEDDFLHGQVALLRRGRKSLAAGRLTRP